The Branchiostoma floridae strain S238N-H82 chromosome 17, Bfl_VNyyK, whole genome shotgun sequence genome has a window encoding:
- the LOC118404661 gene encoding methyltransferase-like protein 27: MADESRVKERVLNVTRPGIKPKEVIDFYKTWAKEYDQDHFGGANYTGPWKVAEAVAASLGNERNARVLDVAAGTGFLGVELSKLGFTNVDALDASQEMLDVAKTKNVYKNFIKDFLGPNRLNIKDDTYDVVTGSGLFSNGHVKSDCLDELIRVVKPGGLVCLALREVLLRSSEDCKALEPRMAALQSDGCWEQIKRDVFSGYVIGFDGVVYLFKVL; encoded by the exons ATGGCGGATGAGTCGAGGGTTAAGGAAAGGGTTCTTAACGTGACCCGGCCAGGAATTAAGCCGAAAGAAGTGATTGACTTCTACAAGACATGGGCCAAGGAATATGATCAG GATCATTTCGGAGGCGCCAACTACACCGGACCTTGGAAGGTTGCCGAAGCTGTGGCCGCGTCGCTAGGCAACGAGAGGAACGCCCGCGTTCTGGACGTGGCGGCGGGGACAGGGTTCCTAGGAGTCGAG ttatccAAGCTCGGTTTCACCAATGTGGACGCCTTGGACGCCAGCCAGGAGATGTTAGACGTCGCCAAGACCAAGAACGTCTACAAGAACTTCATCAAAGACTTCCTGGGGCCAAACCGTCTTAACATTAAAGACG acaCCTATGACGTGGTGACTGGCAGCGGGCTGTTCTCTAACGGCCACGTGAAGTCGGACTGTCTGGACGAGCTCATCAGGGTGGTCAAACCGG GTGGATTGGTCTGCCTTGCTCTGAGGGAGGTTCTTCTGCGATCTTCGGAGGACTGCAAAGCCCTAGAACCCCGCATGGCGGCGCTGCAGAGCGATGGCTGTTGGGAACAGATAAAACGCGACGTCTTCTCCGGTTACGTCATCGGTTTCGACGGCGTCGTGTACCTCTTTAAAGTTCTGTAA